The proteins below are encoded in one region of Candidatus Methanoperedens sp.:
- a CDS encoding desulfoferrodoxin FeS4 iron-binding domain-containing protein: MGVEKVGEKYRCNICGNEVVVTKAGGGALVCCGEDMQLIE; encoded by the coding sequence ATGGGCGTTGAAAAAGTAGGCGAGAAATACAGATGCAATATATGCGGCAACGAGGTCGTTGTGACAAAAGCAGGCGGAGGAGCGCTGGTCTGCTGCGGCGAGGATATGCAACTCATTGAATAG
- the rpsJ gene encoding 30S ribosomal protein S10: MVQKARIRLSGTSPVTLDGICSQVKDIAVKTGVSISGPVPLPTKKLMVPCRKSPDGEGSATWDHWEMRVHKRLIDLDADERALRQLMRIQVPKDISIEIVLTT, from the coding sequence ATGGTTCAAAAGGCAAGAATACGTTTATCAGGGACAAGTCCTGTTACACTTGATGGGATTTGTTCCCAGGTAAAAGACATAGCAGTAAAAACCGGAGTTAGCATCTCGGGTCCTGTGCCTCTGCCCACAAAAAAATTAATGGTGCCGTGCAGGAAAAGCCCTGACGGCGAGGGAAGCGCCACATGGGACCACTGGGAGATGCGTGTGCATAAGAGGCTCATTGACCTTGATGCGGATGAGCGGGCGCTGCGCCAGTTGATGCGCATACAGGTGCCCAAGGATATAAGCATCGAGATTGTTCTGACCACTTAA
- a CDS encoding Fe-Mn family superoxide dismutase: MAYEPKNFDSLLGTKGLSDQLLKNHFTLYQGYVTNTNKLTDALNAMLKDGKTGTPEYAELKRRFGWEFNGMRLHEYYFGNIVKGGEPIDKSTNLYKKIASDFGSYENWEKDFKATGAMRGIGWVMLYYDHWADRLFNAWINEHDGGHLCGATPLLVMDVFEHAYMVDYGIKKADYIEAFFKAIDWTMEDWVDKMFE, from the coding sequence ATGGCATACGAACCAAAAAACTTCGATAGCCTGCTGGGCACGAAAGGGTTGAGCGACCAGTTGCTGAAAAACCATTTCACGCTATACCAGGGCTACGTGACGAACACAAATAAATTAACTGATGCACTGAATGCGATGCTAAAAGACGGGAAGACAGGAACGCCGGAATATGCAGAACTGAAGCGGCGGTTTGGCTGGGAATTCAACGGGATGCGGCTGCATGAGTACTATTTCGGCAATATAGTGAAGGGCGGCGAACCAATCGATAAAAGTACAAACCTGTACAAGAAGATAGCTTCGGATTTCGGGTCATACGAGAACTGGGAAAAGGATTTCAAGGCAACCGGAGCCATGCGCGGCATAGGATGGGTTATGTTATATTACGACCATTGGGCTGACCGGCTCTTTAATGCCTGGATAAATGAACACGATGGGGGACATCTGTGCGGTGCAACTCCTCTTCTAGTCATGGATGTGTTTGAACATGCATATATGGTTGACTACGGAATTAAGAAAGCCGATTATATCGAGGCATTCTTCAAGGCGATTGACTGGACAATGGAAGATTGGGTAGATAAGATGTTCGAATGA
- a CDS encoding elongation factor EF-2, protein MGKRKKMVERVTALMDKPEFIRNIGTVAHIDHGKTTFSDNLLAGAGMISKELAGEQLFMDFDEEEQKRGITIDAATVSMVHEFEGKEYLINLIDTPGHVDFGGDVTRAMRAVDGAVVLVDAVEGAMPQTETVLRQALRENVKPILFINKVDRLINELKLTPQDMQMRLGAVIDKINKLIKGMKPDSYDELRLDAATGKVAFGSALNNWAISVPFMKKTGIGFKEVIEYCQADNQKELAEKAPLSAVMNDMIIRFLPNPIQAQKERIKVIWHGDKESEIGKSMINVDPNGKVALMVTDITTDPHAGEVASGRLFSGTIERGKELYISGMPNPNRVQSVGLFMGPERIEVEKVTAGNIIALTGLSDAIVGSTASTEKSMTPFESIRHVSEPVMTVAVEAKHMKDLPKLVEVLRQVAKEDPTLKVMINQETGEHLLAGMGELHLEIVAHRIQRDKHVEITTSKPIVVYRETVQGHAGPVEGKSPNRHNKFYMEVEPLSPAVIELIKNNEISMRQQEVERRDIMLKAGMTKDEAKGITHIYETNIFIDMTKGIQYLHETMELVLEGFEEVMKAGPMSREPVMGVKVKLMDAKLHEDAVHRGPAQVIPASRQAIQAAMLMAGATLLEPFQKVFIHVPQDQMGGAMREIQGRRGAILDMKSEGDTTIIEAKAPVAQLFGFSGDIRSATEGRALWSTEFAGFEPVPGNMLNEVVMSIRQRRGLKLEMPKPSDFISP, encoded by the coding sequence ATGGGCAAAAGAAAGAAAATGGTCGAACGTGTGACTGCGCTGATGGATAAACCTGAGTTTATCCGAAACATCGGTACGGTTGCACATATAGACCACGGTAAAACAACATTCTCCGATAATCTACTCGCCGGCGCAGGCATGATTTCAAAAGAGCTGGCAGGCGAGCAGTTATTCATGGACTTTGACGAGGAAGAACAAAAACGCGGAATAACCATCGATGCAGCCACGGTTTCGATGGTGCACGAGTTTGAGGGCAAGGAATATCTCATCAACCTTATCGACACGCCAGGACACGTTGACTTCGGCGGCGACGTTACGCGCGCCATGAGGGCTGTGGACGGCGCCGTGGTACTGGTGGACGCAGTGGAAGGAGCGATGCCTCAGACCGAGACGGTACTGCGCCAGGCGCTGCGTGAGAACGTAAAACCCATACTTTTTATTAACAAGGTTGACAGGCTTATCAACGAGTTAAAGCTCACGCCCCAGGATATGCAGATGCGCCTGGGGGCAGTGATTGATAAAATCAATAAATTGATAAAAGGTATGAAACCTGATAGTTACGACGAGTTACGACTTGACGCCGCTACCGGGAAAGTGGCATTTGGTTCAGCACTCAACAACTGGGCAATCAGCGTTCCTTTCATGAAAAAGACAGGCATCGGTTTTAAGGAAGTAATCGAATACTGCCAGGCTGATAACCAGAAGGAACTTGCAGAAAAAGCACCTCTCAGTGCCGTGATGAACGATATGATTATACGATTCCTGCCCAATCCGATTCAGGCACAGAAAGAGAGAATCAAGGTTATCTGGCACGGCGATAAGGAAAGTGAAATCGGAAAATCCATGATAAACGTAGATCCAAATGGCAAAGTAGCCCTCATGGTAACGGACATCACCACAGACCCGCATGCGGGCGAGGTAGCCAGTGGAAGACTTTTCTCAGGAACAATCGAGCGCGGCAAAGAACTTTACATCTCAGGAATGCCAAACCCGAACAGGGTACAGTCGGTAGGGCTTTTCATGGGTCCTGAGCGTATCGAGGTCGAAAAGGTCACTGCAGGCAACATTATTGCATTAACAGGTCTTTCCGATGCTATCGTAGGCTCGACAGCGTCCACTGAAAAGAGTATGACGCCTTTTGAGAGCATAAGGCATGTCAGCGAACCGGTTATGACAGTAGCTGTGGAAGCAAAACACATGAAAGACCTCCCCAAACTCGTTGAAGTATTAAGGCAGGTCGCAAAGGAAGACCCCACGCTTAAAGTAATGATCAACCAGGAGACTGGAGAGCATCTGCTGGCTGGAATGGGTGAACTGCATCTTGAGATCGTGGCTCACCGCATCCAGCGCGACAAGCACGTTGAGATCACCACCTCAAAACCCATTGTGGTTTACAGGGAAACTGTCCAGGGCCACGCCGGACCTGTGGAAGGTAAGTCTCCCAACCGCCATAATAAGTTCTACATGGAAGTTGAACCGTTGTCGCCTGCTGTAATAGAACTAATAAAAAATAATGAAATATCAATGAGGCAGCAGGAAGTGGAACGCAGGGATATCATGTTGAAAGCTGGCATGACCAAGGATGAAGCCAAGGGAATAACCCATATCTACGAGACCAATATCTTCATCGACATGACCAAAGGCATCCAGTACCTGCATGAAACTATGGAACTCGTTCTCGAAGGCTTTGAGGAAGTCATGAAGGCAGGACCGATGTCCAGAGAGCCGGTCATGGGAGTTAAGGTAAAATTGATGGATGCCAAACTTCATGAAGATGCCGTGCACAGAGGACCTGCTCAGGTGATACCTGCATCAAGACAGGCTATCCAGGCTGCAATGCTCATGGCGGGTGCGACGCTGCTTGAACCATTCCAGAAAGTGTTTATTCACGTGCCCCAGGACCAGATGGGGGGTGCGATGCGCGAGATTCAGGGAAGGCGCGGCGCTATACTCGATATGAAATCAGAAGGCGACACCACGATTATCGAAGCCAAGGCGCCTGTTGCGCAATTGTTCGGGTTTTCAGGAGATATACGCTCCGCAACCGAAGGCAGAGCCCTGTGGAGCACGGAATTTGCGGGATTCGAACCCGTGCCTGGGAACATGCTCAATGAAGTCGTGATGAGCATCAGGCAGAGGAGAGGACTTAAACTTGAAATGCCAAAACCGAGCGATTTCATAAGTCCCTAA
- the ygiD gene encoding 4,5-DOPA dioxygenase extradiol yields MTGNTKENPHEEKMPVLFIGHGSPLNLILKNNFTRSLSKLGKNLPRPKAIMVISAHWLTEGTSVSCMEKPRTIYDFYGFPDELYEMEYPSPGSPGYAGFVKESIQKAQVKCSTDWGLDHASWAVLRHMYPEADIPVFEMSLDYSFNEWHPKPIRYHYELASELAGLRERGVLIIGSGNIVHNLGLIDFGNIDAKPYDWAVEFDEEVKYNLLNNNHKELINFQEMKGAALSVPTLDHYLPMIYAMALQVKNEPLKFTYEGFHYGSISMRCFQIG; encoded by the coding sequence ATGACCGGAAACACCAAAGAAAACCCGCATGAAGAGAAAATGCCTGTATTATTCATAGGGCATGGTTCGCCTCTTAATCTCATTTTAAAAAACAACTTCACCAGAAGCCTTTCAAAACTTGGGAAAAACTTACCCAGGCCGAAGGCAATAATGGTAATCTCGGCGCACTGGTTGACAGAGGGGACATCCGTTTCATGTATGGAAAAACCCAGGACTATTTATGATTTCTATGGATTTCCGGATGAGTTATATGAAATGGAATACCCGAGTCCTGGTTCACCCGGTTACGCCGGATTCGTAAAAGAATCAATACAAAAAGCGCAGGTAAAATGCAGCACCGACTGGGGACTTGACCATGCTTCGTGGGCTGTTTTAAGGCACATGTATCCTGAGGCGGATATTCCGGTATTTGAAATGAGCCTCGATTATTCTTTTAATGAATGGCACCCGAAACCGATAAGGTACCATTACGAGCTGGCATCCGAGCTTGCAGGATTAAGGGAAAGAGGGGTTTTAATCATAGGTAGCGGTAATATTGTACATAACCTTGGGTTAATTGATTTTGGAAATATAGATGCGAAGCCCTATGACTGGGCTGTGGAATTCGATGAGGAAGTAAAATATAATCTGCTCAATAACAATCATAAGGAGTTAATCAACTTTCAGGAAATGAAGGGGGCGGCATTATCAGTTCCGACGCTTGACCATTACCTTCCGATGATATATGCGATGGCTTTGCAGGTAAAAAATGAACCGCTGAAATTCACTTATGAAGGATTTCATTACGGTTCAATTTCCATGAGATGCTTCCAGATTGGATGA
- a CDS encoding zinc ribbon domain-containing protein produces MAIPKLPEGPFCQSCGMPMNKPEDFGINTNGSMSKEYCKFCFQNGKFTDPDITMQQMIEKVAGFMVTLEEMPEKEAKNLAKTTISKLKRWQSKSG; encoded by the coding sequence ATGGCAATACCAAAACTACCGGAAGGTCCCTTTTGCCAGAGCTGCGGCATGCCCATGAACAAGCCAGAGGATTTTGGAATAAATACGAATGGAAGTATGAGTAAAGAATACTGTAAATTCTGCTTCCAGAATGGGAAGTTCACAGACCCCGATATTACCATGCAGCAAATGATTGAAAAAGTAGCTGGCTTCATGGTAACGTTGGAGGAAATGCCGGAGAAGGAAGCAAAAAATTTGGCAAAAACCACCATTTCAAAACTTAAAAGGTGGCAGAGTAAATCAGGATAG
- the tuf gene encoding translation elongation factor EF-1 subunit alpha produces the protein MMAEKPHLNLAVIGHIDHGKSTLVGRLLFETGAVPPHIIEKYKEEAKAKGKESFVFAWVMDSLKEERDRGITIDVAHQRFDTAKYYFTIVDCPGHRDFVKNMITGASQADAAILVCAAKEGVQSQTKEHVFLARTLGIQQLIIALNKMDEVNFDKARYDAVKAELGTLLKMVGYKPDEMNFIPTSAFKGDNLAKLSENTKWYTGPTLLAALDMLKEPEKPTSLPLRIPVQDSYTISGIGTVPVGRVETGKMKPGDKVIFMPAKAVGEVKSIEMHHQEIKEAIPGDNIGWNVRGVEKKDIRRGDVCGHPDKPPMVAEEFTAQIVVLQHPSAIAAGYTPVIHCHTAQVAGTITAILKKLDPKTGQVAQENPDFIKAGDAAIVIIKPTKPLCIEKVKDIPQLGRFAVRDMGMTIAAGMVQDIKPRL, from the coding sequence ATTATGGCAGAGAAACCACATTTAAATTTAGCAGTCATCGGGCATATCGACCACGGGAAATCAACCCTCGTCGGACGATTATTGTTTGAGACTGGTGCTGTACCACCGCACATTATCGAAAAGTATAAGGAAGAGGCAAAGGCGAAAGGCAAGGAATCCTTCGTTTTCGCATGGGTCATGGACTCCCTCAAGGAAGAGAGGGACAGGGGTATCACCATAGACGTCGCTCACCAGCGATTCGATACTGCAAAATACTATTTCACGATCGTGGATTGCCCGGGTCACAGGGACTTTGTCAAGAACATGATCACAGGCGCATCTCAGGCCGATGCAGCCATACTTGTCTGCGCAGCCAAAGAGGGTGTTCAGTCCCAGACCAAAGAACACGTTTTCCTTGCAAGAACGCTTGGTATTCAACAGCTGATCATAGCCCTCAACAAGATGGATGAAGTAAACTTTGACAAGGCAAGATACGATGCGGTAAAAGCCGAACTAGGCACATTGCTCAAGATGGTTGGTTATAAGCCGGACGAAATGAATTTCATCCCAACATCTGCTTTCAAGGGAGATAATCTCGCCAAGCTGAGTGAGAATACCAAATGGTACACAGGCCCGACATTGCTGGCAGCTCTAGATATGTTGAAAGAGCCTGAAAAGCCAACAAGCCTGCCGCTGCGCATTCCTGTGCAGGACTCATATACCATCTCTGGTATTGGCACGGTGCCGGTAGGGCGTGTTGAAACCGGAAAGATGAAACCCGGAGACAAGGTAATATTCATGCCCGCCAAGGCAGTGGGCGAAGTCAAATCCATTGAAATGCATCACCAGGAGATCAAAGAAGCGATTCCAGGCGATAATATTGGATGGAACGTAAGAGGTGTTGAGAAAAAGGATATAAGAAGAGGCGATGTCTGCGGGCATCCCGATAAACCGCCTATGGTGGCAGAAGAATTTACCGCCCAGATCGTTGTGCTGCAGCACCCATCAGCAATCGCGGCAGGCTATACGCCTGTAATACACTGCCATACCGCGCAGGTTGCAGGCACGATCACAGCCATACTGAAGAAGCTTGACCCCAAGACCGGTCAGGTGGCGCAGGAAAACCCTGATTTCATCAAGGCTGGCGACGCAGCGATTGTCATCATAAAACCCACCAAGCCGCTGTGCATTGAAAAAGTTAAAGATATCCCTCAGCTCGGACGCTTTGCGGTTCGGGATATGGGAATGACCATTGCGGCAGGCATGGTGCAGGATATTAAACCGCGCCTGTAA
- a CDS encoding isoprenylcysteine carboxylmethyltransferase family protein, protein MNIIISFILYFLVFAGLHSLLAADYIKDKGEKLLGKGYRFYRIMYTIISFLTFAPAFFIWVSFTGSTPLVYSLPESLYPVIILIRLGALGMFVYASYQTDVLEFMGIRQKAKNILITGGAYGIVRHPLYTGGILLLFTKMEMSQLDIIAVLLVSIYLIIGAFIEERRLLSVFGEEYRKYQQQVSMLIPVKRVMRMKSKC, encoded by the coding sequence ATGAACATCATTATAAGTTTCATACTTTATTTCCTTGTTTTTGCAGGGCTCCATAGCCTCCTTGCCGCAGATTATATCAAAGATAAGGGCGAGAAGCTGCTTGGAAAGGGATACCGCTTTTACAGGATAATGTATACGATTATCAGCTTTCTCACATTTGCGCCTGCATTCTTTATATGGGTAAGTTTTACAGGTTCTACTCCTCTTGTTTATAGCCTTCCTGAAAGTCTTTATCCTGTCATTATCCTGATTCGCCTGGGCGCGCTCGGAATGTTTGTCTATGCTTCTTACCAGACGGATGTCCTTGAATTCATGGGCATACGGCAGAAAGCAAAAAATATACTGATAACAGGCGGCGCCTACGGGATAGTCCGCCATCCGCTTTATACAGGCGGCATACTCCTGTTATTCACCAAAATGGAAATGAGCCAGCTTGACATAATAGCAGTTTTGCTTGTTTCTATATACCTCATAATAGGAGCATTTATCGAAGAGAGAAGGTTGCTCTCTGTTTTCGGTGAAGAGTACAGGAAATATCAGCAGCAGGTGTCCATGTTAATTCCTGTGAAACGGGTTATGCGAATGAAATCGAAATGTTGA